From the Gossypium hirsutum isolate 1008001.06 chromosome A02, Gossypium_hirsutum_v2.1, whole genome shotgun sequence genome, the window aacatgaaacacgtcatggATCTGGCTTAGGTTAGGAGGTAACTCCAGCTGGTAGGCAACTGGCCCAATCTGTCTTACAACTtggtatggcccaatgaaccttgggcttagcttACCCTTTCGTCCAAACCTTAACACTTTCTTCCACGTAGAGACcttaaggaaaactaagtcctCTACTGCATACTCTATCTCATGACGCTTAAGGtcagcatatgatttctgtctatccacGGCCTCCTTCAACCGATCCCGAATCAACttcaccttatcctcagtatctgttACCAACTCAAGGCCCAAAACTCTTCGTTCGCCCAACTCCGTCCAACATGTTGgagttcgacaccttcgcccatatagtgcctcatatggaaCCATcccaatacttgcttgatagctattattgtacacAAATTCAGCCAATGACAAATAGTCCTCCCAGCTACTTGGAACTCAAtcacacatcccctcaacatatcttccaatacttggatcACCCCTTCCGACTGTCTATCAGTTTGAGGATCGAACActgtactgaagttcaacctagtacccaacgcctcatgtagcttcttccaaaatcacaaagtgaaacgtgggtccctatcagatattatggagactggcaccccatgcaatcttacaatctctgccacatacaacctcGCCAGCTTTTGCAATGAGTAATCGGTGTGAACCGGTACAAAATGGACAGACTTGGTTAaccgatccactataacccatatcgagtctttcctAGTaggtgtcaagggtagcccactaacaaagtccataatGATCCTTTCCCATTTCCAGAGTGAAATCTTGactggctgaagtaaccctgaaggcaattgatgttccgctttcactttttgacaaactaaacatttgCTTACTAACTCCATAACCTCGCGCTTAAGACCAGGCTACCAATAAAGCTCACACAGATTCTGATACATCTtgtttccaccaggatgcatTGCGTAGAGACCACTATGTGCTTCTCGCAGAATGGACTGCCTTAGATCATCGTCCTTTGGTATACACATTCTCCCACAGAAACACAATACTCCTtcactatttatcccaaagtCTGATGTCTCCCCACTCTCTACTTGTTTAAAACGAGCACCCAAAGTCTCATCCACTAATTGCTTACTCCTTATCTGCTCGACCCACACCGGTTTTACTTGAAgc encodes:
- the LOC121211293 gene encoding uncharacterized protein, which gives rise to MLTRLSLLDDGSLLAELQVKPVWVEQIRSKQLVDETLGARFKQVESGETSDFGINSEGVLCFCGRMCIPKDDDLRQSILREAHSGLYAMHPGGNKMYQNLWLLQPVKISLWKWERIIMDFVSGLPLTPTRKDSIWVIVDRLTKSVHFVPVHTDYSLQKLASYQASIGMVPYEALYGRRCRTPTCWTELGERRVLGLELVTDTEDKVKLIRDRLKEAVDRQKSYADLKRHEIEYAVEDLVFLKVSTWKKVLRFGRKGKLSPRFIGPYQVVRQIGPVAYQLELPPNLSQIHDVFHVSMLRRYHSDPSHVVAVEEIELIKTLLTLIRPNKVDIFYSNLVIDEAMIEKFLTK